The Mustela lutreola isolate mMusLut2 chromosome 3, mMusLut2.pri, whole genome shotgun sequence genome includes a region encoding these proteins:
- the ZFAND2B gene encoding AN1-type zinc finger protein 2B isoform X1, producing MEFPDLGAHCSEPSCQRLDFLPLKCDACSGIFCADHVAYAQHHCGSAYQKDIQVPVCPLCNAPVPVARGEPPDRAVGEHIDRDCRSDPAQQKRKIFTNKCERSGCRQREMMKLTCERCGRNFCIKHRHPLDHDCSGDSHPTSRAGLAAISRAQGLASSTNTVPSPSRTLPSSTSPSSLLNVCRRATTQSPSWTAPPVIALQNGLSEDEALQRALELSLAETKPQAPSSQEEEDLALAQALSASEAEYRRQQAQSRSLKPSNCSLC from the exons ATGGAGTTTCCGGACCTCGGGGCTCACTGTTCCGAGCCGAGCTGTCAGCGCTTGG ATTTTCTGCCGCTCAAGTGCGACGCCTGCTCCGGCATCTTCTGCGCAGACCATGTGGCCTACGCCCAGCATCACTGTGGATCTGCTTACCAAAAG GATATCCAGGTACCTGTATGCCCACTCTGTAATGCGCCTGTGCCTGTGGCCAGAGGGGAGCCCCCTGACCGCGCTGTGGGGGAGCACATCGACCGAGACTGTCGCTCAGATCCAGCACAGCAAAAACGTAAG ATCTTCACCAATAAGTGCGAACGCTCTGGCTGCCGACAGCGAGAAATGATGAAACTGACCTGCGAGCGGTGTGGCCGAAATTTCTGCATCAAGCACCGTCACCCACTGGACCACGATTGCTCTGGGGACAGTCACCCCACCAGCCGGGCAGG ACTTGCTGCCATCTCCAGAGCACAAGGTCTGGCTTCTTCTACAAACACCGTCCCCAGCCCAAGTCGGACATTGCCTTCATCTACCTCTCCCAGCAG CCTCTTGAATGTCTGCCGTAGAGCAACAACCCAGTCCCCATCCTGGACAGCCCCTCCAGTGATTGCCCTGCAGAATGGCTTG AGTGAGGATGAGGCTCTGCAAAGAGCTCTGGAACTGTCCTTGGCAGAGACCAAACCCCAGGCCCCAAG TTCTCAGGAGGAAGAAGACTTAGCTTTAGCACAGGCCCTGTCGGCCAGCGAGGCAGAATACCGACGGCAGCAG GCCCAGAGCCGCAGCTTGAAGCCGTCCAACTGCAGCCTGTGCTAG
- the ZFAND2B gene encoding AN1-type zinc finger protein 2B isoform X2 — MEFPDLGAHCSEPSCQRLDFLPLKCDACSGIFCADHVAYAQHHCGSAYQKDIQVPVCPLCNAPVPVARGEPPDRAVGEHIDRDCRSDPAQQKRKIFTNKCERSGCRQREMMKLTCERCGRNFCIKHRHPLDHDCSGDSHPTSRAGLAAISRAQGLASSTNTVPSPSRTLPSSTSPSRATTQSPSWTAPPVIALQNGLSEDEALQRALELSLAETKPQAPSSQEEEDLALAQALSASEAEYRRQQAQSRSLKPSNCSLC; from the exons ATGGAGTTTCCGGACCTCGGGGCTCACTGTTCCGAGCCGAGCTGTCAGCGCTTGG ATTTTCTGCCGCTCAAGTGCGACGCCTGCTCCGGCATCTTCTGCGCAGACCATGTGGCCTACGCCCAGCATCACTGTGGATCTGCTTACCAAAAG GATATCCAGGTACCTGTATGCCCACTCTGTAATGCGCCTGTGCCTGTGGCCAGAGGGGAGCCCCCTGACCGCGCTGTGGGGGAGCACATCGACCGAGACTGTCGCTCAGATCCAGCACAGCAAAAACGTAAG ATCTTCACCAATAAGTGCGAACGCTCTGGCTGCCGACAGCGAGAAATGATGAAACTGACCTGCGAGCGGTGTGGCCGAAATTTCTGCATCAAGCACCGTCACCCACTGGACCACGATTGCTCTGGGGACAGTCACCCCACCAGCCGGGCAGG ACTTGCTGCCATCTCCAGAGCACAAGGTCTGGCTTCTTCTACAAACACCGTCCCCAGCCCAAGTCGGACATTGCCTTCATCTACCTCTCCCAGCAG AGCAACAACCCAGTCCCCATCCTGGACAGCCCCTCCAGTGATTGCCCTGCAGAATGGCTTG AGTGAGGATGAGGCTCTGCAAAGAGCTCTGGAACTGTCCTTGGCAGAGACCAAACCCCAGGCCCCAAG TTCTCAGGAGGAAGAAGACTTAGCTTTAGCACAGGCCCTGTCGGCCAGCGAGGCAGAATACCGACGGCAGCAG GCCCAGAGCCGCAGCTTGAAGCCGTCCAACTGCAGCCTGTGCTAG